Below is a window of Coriobacterium glomerans PW2 DNA.
CGATACTTCTGTACCTGGCGGAACATCGCGGCAGAGTCGTGCCCGTAGAGGATCTGTTTCGCGCGGTCTGGGACGAGAAGTTCCTATCGAGCTCGAATAACACGGTCATGGTTCATATCCGTCATCTCCGCGAGAAGATAGGCGACGACGCGCAGAATCCGCGCTTCATCAAGAATATATGGGGAGTTGGCTACACCATTGAAGATTAACGAATCGGTGCTGAAGCGATCGGAGCACGCCCCGGTGAATCCGGCGACCGGGTTACCGAACAGGCCCGGCGAGTCCGGTCGCGAAGCGCCGGGCGCATCCGCATCTCAGGGGAGGGGGGCACGGGAAGCCGAGGAGGCCAGACGAGATCCGGATGATGGTTCAACAAGCCCTCGTTCAGCCGGAACGCAGCCCGATGATGTCGAGCGAACCGATGGTCTCTACCGTGCGGACGAGGCGCTCGCGATGTTTCGCAGGGTCGTGAACAGCCGTATCATAGCGACGTTTCTCATGTTCATGCTGCTGCTCGTGCTCGTGGGTTTTCGAGATTTCATGCTCTTCTTCGTTCTCCTGTTCGGTGGCTACGTTCTTCTCGATCGCTTCCTCACCGTGAGGCGCTGCCTCGTCTTGGGTGGCTGCGCCTGGCTCGCCGTGATCTTGTTAGGCGATATATTTGCGGTCAACACCGCCGGCCGCATCATAAGCATCGACTACCTCTTCACATTTTGCGGCTTTCTGCTGGCGCTCGCCGTCTGCGGGGCGTTTTTCATCGGACGCTCCATGTACTACTACGGGTTCGAGCGCGGTCAGACCGACGCCGATTTCGCAATCGCGCGGCATATGATCGATCGGCTCGTGAATCACCCCGATGAATGGCGCGATCTGGACGGAGACTATCTTGAGACCGAGTCCGCGATCAGCCGCGTCCGCGAACGCGAGAGGCTCGCGGCCCAAGCGCTCAAGGACGAGGCATCTCGCAAGGACGATCTCGTGACCTACCTGGCGCACGATCTCAAGACACCGCTCGCCTCGGTCGTCGGCTACCTCTCGCTGTTGCAGGAGGCATCCGATCTGCCGGGTGAGCAGCGCGCGCGCTTCACCGGCATCGCCCTTGAGAAGGCGCATCGGCTGGATACCCTCATCGAGGAGTTCTTCGACATCACGCGCTTCGACTTCCATGACATCGTGCTCACAAGGGGATATGTCGATCTCGATCTCATGCTTTCGCAGGTCGTCGAGGAGTTCTATCCTGCACTATCCGAGCAGGACAAGAGCGCCAGGATCGACGTTCCCTGCGGACTCACCGTGCTCATCGACGGCGACAAGATGGCACGGGTTTTCAACAACGTCATGAAGAACGCGATCGCCTACAGCTACGAGGGCTCGACCATCAGCGTCACAGCTGAGCGCAGGGAGGGCGGCGGCGTGCGCGTTCGCATCGAGAACAGCGGAGATCCGATCCCCGCACCCAAGCTGAAGGTCATCTTCGAGAAATTCTACCGCCTGGACGCAGCTCGCGCGACCAACCGGGGCGGAGCCGGCCTGGGCCTCGCCATCGCCAAAGAGATCGTCACCGCCCATGGTGGCTCCATCGCCTGCGCGTCGACGCCCGAGCACACCGTCTTCACGATCGATCTGCCGGCGTAGCATGCGGCGAGCTTTGCCCGCCGTCCCATCATGCGAACTGGCTCATGTAGAGATCGGCATAGGGACCGCCGGCGCGCAACAGCGCATCATGGGTGCCCTGTTCCACGATCGTTCCGTTCTCCATGACGAGGATGAGATCGGAGTCGACGATCGTAGAGAGGCGGTGTGCTATGACGAAGCTCGTGCGCCCGCAGGTGAGCTGCTCCATCGCGCGCACGATCGCCTTCTCCGTCTTGGTGTCCACACTTGAGGTGGCCTCATCCAGAATCAGGATCGCGGGATTTGCGAGCAGAACGCGAGCGATGGTGATCAGCTGCCGCTGGCCTTGGCTGATCGTCTCGGCGTCGTTGTCAATCCGCGTATCATAGCCATGCGGCATGGTGCGCACGAGGAAATCGACGTGCGCGGTCTTGGCAGCCTGCACGATCTCATCGCGTGTGGCGTCCGGTCTGCCATAGGCGATGTTCTCGGCGATGGTTCCCTCGCGAAGCCACGCGTCCTGCAGGACCATGCCGAAATTCAGTCGCAGCGCCTCTCTGGACATGCTTTTCGTATCGATGCCATCCAGGGTTATGCGTCCGCCGTCGATCTCGTAGAATCGCATGAGCAGATTGATGAGAGTCGTCTTGCCCGCGCCGGTGGCTCCCACGATGGCGACCTTCTGACCCGGCTCGGCGACGAAGCTCACATCGTGCATGAGCGGCCGGGAGGAATCGTAGCCGAACCGCACGTGCTCGAAAGCGATGCGCCCGGTGACGGGGGAGGGCGGTGAGACGGGGAGAGCCGGGTCGGGCACGATCTCCTCCTCGTCGAGGATCTCGAAGACGCGCTCGACCGAGGCGAGCGCGCTCTGGAGCGTGTTGACCGTGACGGAGAATTGCGTCAGGGGCTCAGAGACGATGTTCACATAATAGAAGAACGCTTGAAGCGTGCCGATGGTGAGCTCCGCTCGGACGAGCATTCCGACTCCGAGAACCGCAAGGACGACCTGGGCGATTCTCGAAAGGAACCGCACCATCGGCGCGGCGACATTCGTCATGAAGTCCGTCTTGCGCACGATCGCGGCGACGCGTCGCGTCGCGGCATGGATGCGCTCCGAGCTGTCCTGTTCGCAGTTGAATGCCTTGAGAACCGTGCGACCGGAGTACGCCTCTTCGACGCTGCTGCTCAGAGTGCCTATCGCCTCCTGCTGCCGAGCGGCGAGAACGCGCGTGCGCCTCGAGATGAATCTCGTGAGAATCATCGCCGCGACGGCGAATGCGACAAAGATGCCGGCCAGCAAGACATTGTAGCGAACCATCATGATGAGGGCACCGCTGACCGACCCCACAGCCGTGAGCAAGGTGAGCAGACCGCGCTGAAGCACCTCGGAGACCTTGTCGAGGTCGTTCGTCGCCCGGCTGATGATCTCGCCGGGTTTGCGTTCATCGAAGAAGCCGAGCGGCAGACGGTTCAATTTCTCGGCGAGACCGTGGCGAAGTTTCAGATTGAGCCGCTCCGCGAAGCTTGCCATCGTGAAGCTCTGAATGGAGTAAAAGGCCCAGGCGAGCGTCCAGATGCACAGATAGACCATCACTTCGCGCAAACCGGTGCTCCAGCCGATCGTGAACGAGCGGCCCTCGAGAAACGCCTGCTGGATTTCGCGCCAAAGAAGATCGATCATATAGGCGCTGTAGGCAGGACCCGCGATCGACATGACCGTATACAGGCAGATCGAGACGAGTACGACGCCGAAGCGCCAGTGCTCCCCGATGGATGCGCGCCACATGCGGCGTATGACGAGTCCGGTGTGTCTGGGCATCTCGATACCGGCGTCCCTCGCGCTTTGAGATTGCATCAGCTGCTCATCTTCCTGCGTGATGCGAGACGTCTCAGATGAGCCGGCGGCAGCCCCGTCGAGCTTCGCGCCGGCGTTTCTCCTGACATGCGATTTCTGTCGTTCAATCATGTCGCTCAACTCCGTTTCGCACGCCCGTCCCGAGGCCGTCGATCTCGCTTGCACGAAGCTGCGAGTTGGCGATCTCACGGTAGGTATCGCAGGTTCTCATCAGATCGTCATGCGCTCCTATGCCCGCGATCCTGCCCTCGTCGAGCACGACGATCTGATCGGCGTGCAGGATCGTGTTGATGCGCTGTGCGATGATGAGCACGGCCGCCGTGCGCATCTCCGGCACGAGCGCGCTTCTGAGCGCCGAGTCGGTCTTGAAATCGAGCGCGGAGAACGAGTCATCGAAGATATAGAGATCGGCCGGCTTGATAAGGGCTCTTGCGATCGAGATGCGCTGCCTCTGGCCGCCGGAGAGGTTCGATCCTCCCTGTGAGACGGGCGCGTCAAGCCCGCCATCCAACTCGTGCACGAAGCCGGCCTGCGCAACCTCGAGCGCATGCCACATATCGGCCTCGGTCGCATCCGGTCGGCCCAATCGGAGGTTGTCTGCGATGGTTCCGGAGAAGAGCCATGCCTTCTGCGGCACGTAGGACACATGCTCTCGAAGCTCGTGCTGGGACATCTCGCGCACATCGCAGCCGTTTACCTGGAGGCTGCCCCCGGTGATCTCGTGCAATCGCAGCAGCAGCTTGGCTATGGTCGACTTGCCCGATCCCGTCTGCCCGATGATAGCGGTCGTCGTTGTGCGCCGACAGCTGAAGTTGAGCTCGTGGAGGGTGTCCTCGTCCGCATCTGCGAACCTGAA
It encodes the following:
- a CDS encoding sensor histidine kinase, giving the protein MKINESVLKRSEHAPVNPATGLPNRPGESGREAPGASASQGRGAREAEEARRDPDDGSTSPRSAGTQPDDVERTDGLYRADEALAMFRRVVNSRIIATFLMFMLLLVLVGFRDFMLFFVLLFGGYVLLDRFLTVRRCLVLGGCAWLAVILLGDIFAVNTAGRIISIDYLFTFCGFLLALAVCGAFFIGRSMYYYGFERGQTDADFAIARHMIDRLVNHPDEWRDLDGDYLETESAISRVRERERLAAQALKDEASRKDDLVTYLAHDLKTPLASVVGYLSLLQEASDLPGEQRARFTGIALEKAHRLDTLIEEFFDITRFDFHDIVLTRGYVDLDLMLSQVVEEFYPALSEQDKSARIDVPCGLTVLIDGDKMARVFNNVMKNAIAYSYEGSTISVTAERREGGGVRVRIENSGDPIPAPKLKVIFEKFYRLDAARATNRGGAGLGLAIAKEIVTAHGGSIACASTPEHTVFTIDLPA
- a CDS encoding ABC transporter ATP-binding protein; translated protein: MIERQKSHVRRNAGAKLDGAAAGSSETSRITQEDEQLMQSQSARDAGIEMPRHTGLVIRRMWRASIGEHWRFGVVLVSICLYTVMSIAGPAYSAYMIDLLWREIQQAFLEGRSFTIGWSTGLREVMVYLCIWTLAWAFYSIQSFTMASFAERLNLKLRHGLAEKLNRLPLGFFDERKPGEIISRATNDLDKVSEVLQRGLLTLLTAVGSVSGALIMMVRYNVLLAGIFVAFAVAAMILTRFISRRTRVLAARQQEAIGTLSSSVEEAYSGRTVLKAFNCEQDSSERIHAATRRVAAIVRKTDFMTNVAAPMVRFLSRIAQVVLAVLGVGMLVRAELTIGTLQAFFYYVNIVSEPLTQFSVTVNTLQSALASVERVFEILDEEEIVPDPALPVSPPSPVTGRIAFEHVRFGYDSSRPLMHDVSFVAEPGQKVAIVGATGAGKTTLINLLMRFYEIDGGRITLDGIDTKSMSREALRLNFGMVLQDAWLREGTIAENIAYGRPDATRDEIVQAAKTAHVDFLVRTMPHGYDTRIDNDAETISQGQRQLITIARVLLANPAILILDEATSSVDTKTEKAIVRAMEQLTCGRTSFVIAHRLSTIVDSDLILVMENGTIVEQGTHDALLRAGGPYADLYMSQFA